A region of Streptomyces sp. WMMC500 DNA encodes the following proteins:
- a CDS encoding thioester domain-containing protein, protein MTSVRRPSHRRSARLTAAVLAAGLATAGAIAGAGPAAAQDVPPANGATATLGGLTIKDTAIVHGDGGATEMGAGLFEMAVDQGGTIQTYCIDFGNPTQPEAKYQEVPWSSSSLQNNPDAGKINWILQNSYPQVDDLSALAQKAGAGELTENTAAAGTQIAIWRFSDKVNVEAKDPEAEKLADYLEAGAQAIEEPAPSLNLGPTAVSGKSGEKLGPVTVNTDAASANLSLSPEAESAGVKVVDANGEALTSAADGAEVFLDVPAGTPDGSATLTAEATTQVPVGRAFAGVGEHAKSQTQILAGSSDTTVTAQATATWASKGPIPALSADKNCAKGGVDVTAENKGDQPFSFELAGESHTVAPGESKTVLVEVAEDQAYEITINGDNGFSEKFTGVLDCETAGNDTPAPSEPSPASAGGSAGGDDSDDGEDLANTGGSSATPVIAGVAIGLVVVGGATVFLLRRRGSSADAA, encoded by the coding sequence TAGCCGGCGCCGGCCCCGCGGCGGCGCAGGACGTGCCGCCCGCCAACGGCGCCACCGCCACCCTGGGCGGGCTCACGATCAAGGACACCGCGATCGTCCACGGCGACGGCGGTGCCACGGAGATGGGTGCCGGTCTGTTCGAGATGGCCGTCGACCAGGGCGGCACCATCCAGACCTACTGCATCGACTTCGGCAACCCCACCCAGCCGGAGGCCAAGTACCAGGAGGTGCCCTGGAGCTCCTCCTCGCTGCAGAACAACCCCGACGCGGGGAAGATCAACTGGATTCTGCAGAACTCCTACCCGCAGGTGGACGACCTCTCCGCGCTCGCGCAGAAGGCCGGTGCGGGTGAGCTGACCGAGAACACCGCGGCGGCCGGCACCCAGATCGCGATCTGGCGCTTCTCCGACAAGGTGAACGTCGAGGCCAAGGACCCCGAGGCGGAGAAGCTGGCCGACTACCTCGAGGCCGGTGCCCAGGCCATCGAGGAGCCCGCGCCCTCGCTGAACCTCGGTCCGACGGCGGTCTCCGGCAAGTCCGGTGAGAAGCTCGGCCCGGTGACGGTGAACACCGACGCCGCCAGCGCCAACCTCTCGCTGTCGCCGGAGGCGGAGTCCGCCGGCGTCAAGGTCGTGGACGCCAACGGCGAGGCCCTGACCAGCGCCGCCGACGGTGCCGAGGTCTTCCTCGACGTGCCCGCCGGTACCCCCGACGGCTCGGCGACCCTGACCGCCGAGGCCACCACGCAGGTCCCGGTCGGCCGTGCCTTCGCCGGCGTCGGTGAGCACGCGAAGAGCCAGACCCAGATCCTGGCCGGCTCCAGCGACACCACCGTCACCGCGCAGGCCACCGCCACGTGGGCGAGCAAGGGTCCGATCCCGGCCCTGTCCGCGGACAAGAACTGCGCCAAGGGCGGCGTGGACGTGACCGCCGAGAACAAGGGCGACCAGCCCTTCTCCTTCGAGCTGGCGGGCGAGTCCCACACCGTGGCGCCGGGCGAGTCCAAGACCGTGCTGGTCGAGGTCGCCGAGGACCAGGCCTACGAGATCACCATCAACGGTGACAACGGCTTCAGCGAGAAGTTCACCGGCGTGCTCGACTGCGAGACCGCGGGCAACGACACTCCGGCCCCGAGCGAGCCGAGCCCGGCCTCCGCCGGCGGCTCCGCCGGCGGTGACGACTCCGACGACGGCGAGGACCTGGCGAACACCGGTGGCAGCAGCGCCACCCCGGTGATCGCGGGCGTGGCCATCGGCCTGGTCGTGGTCGGCGGTGCGACCGTCTTCCTGCTCCGCCGCCGCGGCAGCAGCGCCGACGCCGCCTGA
- the ettA gene encoding energy-dependent translational throttle protein EttA — MAEFIYTMRKARKAHGDKVILDNVTLNFLPGAKIGVVGPNGAGKSTVLKIMAGLEQPSNGDAFLSPGYSVGILLQEPPLNEEKTVLENVQEGVADTKGKLDRFNEIAEQMATDYTDELMEEMGKLQEELDHENAWDLDAQLDQAMDALGCPPGDWPVTHLSGGERRRVALCRLLLEAPDLLLLDEPTNHLDAESVAWLEQHLAQYEGTVVAITHDRYFLDNVAGWILELDRGRAFPYEGNYSTYLETKAARLKVEGQKDAKRQKRLKEELEWVRSNAKGRQAKSKARLARYEEMAAEAEKMRKLDFEEIQIPPGPRLGNVVVEVEKLSKGFGEKLLIEDLSFTLPRNGIVGVIGPNGAGKTTLFKMILGQEKPDSGNIRVGDTVSVSYVDQSRANIEAKKTLWEVVSDGLDHINVGQVEMPSRAYVSAFGFKGPDQQKPAGVLSGGERNRLNLALTLKQGGNLLLLDEPTNDLDVETLSSLENALLEFPGCAVVITHDRWFLDRIATHILAYEGDSRWFWFEGNFESYEKNKIERLGPDAARPHRATYKKLTRG; from the coding sequence TTGGCTGAGTTCATCTACACCATGCGCAAGGCACGCAAGGCGCACGGCGACAAGGTCATCCTTGACAACGTCACCTTGAACTTCCTGCCCGGCGCCAAGATCGGTGTCGTGGGCCCCAACGGCGCGGGGAAGTCCACCGTGCTCAAGATCATGGCCGGCCTGGAGCAGCCGTCGAACGGCGACGCCTTCCTCTCGCCCGGCTACAGCGTCGGCATCCTCCTCCAGGAGCCCCCGCTGAACGAGGAGAAGACCGTCCTCGAAAACGTCCAGGAGGGTGTCGCCGACACCAAGGGCAAGCTCGACCGGTTCAACGAGATCGCCGAGCAGATGGCGACCGACTACACCGACGAGCTCATGGAGGAGATGGGCAAGCTCCAGGAGGAGCTGGACCACGAGAACGCCTGGGACCTCGACGCCCAGCTCGACCAGGCCATGGACGCCCTCGGCTGCCCGCCCGGCGACTGGCCCGTCACCCACCTCTCGGGCGGCGAGCGCCGCCGCGTCGCGCTCTGCAGGCTGCTGCTGGAGGCCCCCGACCTCCTCCTCCTCGACGAGCCCACCAACCACCTCGACGCCGAGTCCGTCGCCTGGCTGGAGCAGCACCTCGCGCAGTACGAGGGCACCGTCGTCGCCATCACCCACGACCGGTACTTCCTCGACAACGTCGCCGGCTGGATCCTGGAGCTCGACCGCGGGCGCGCCTTCCCGTACGAGGGGAACTACTCCACGTACCTGGAGACCAAGGCCGCGCGGCTGAAGGTCGAGGGCCAGAAGGACGCCAAGCGGCAGAAGCGCCTGAAGGAAGAGCTGGAGTGGGTCCGCTCCAACGCCAAGGGCCGGCAGGCGAAGTCCAAGGCCCGTCTCGCCCGTTACGAGGAGATGGCGGCCGAGGCCGAGAAGATGCGCAAGCTGGACTTCGAGGAGATCCAGATCCCGCCGGGCCCGCGCCTGGGCAACGTCGTCGTCGAGGTCGAGAAGCTCAGCAAGGGCTTCGGCGAGAAGCTCCTCATCGAGGACCTGTCCTTCACCCTCCCGCGCAACGGCATCGTCGGCGTCATCGGCCCCAACGGCGCCGGCAAGACGACCCTGTTCAAGATGATCCTCGGCCAGGAGAAGCCGGACTCCGGCAACATCCGGGTCGGCGACACCGTCTCGGTCAGCTACGTCGACCAGTCGCGCGCCAACATCGAGGCCAAGAAGACGCTGTGGGAGGTCGTCTCCGACGGCCTCGACCACATCAACGTCGGCCAGGTCGAGATGCCCTCGCGGGCGTACGTGTCCGCCTTCGGCTTCAAGGGCCCGGACCAGCAGAAGCCCGCCGGCGTCCTGTCCGGCGGCGAGCGCAACCGCCTCAACCTCGCGCTCACCCTCAAGCAGGGCGGCAACCTGCTGCTGCTCGACGAGCCGACCAACGACCTCGACGTCGAGACCCTGTCCTCGCTGGAGAACGCGCTGCTGGAGTTCCCGGGCTGCGCCGTGGTCATCACCCACGACCGCTGGTTCCTGGACCGCATCGCGACGCACATCCTGGCGTACGAGGGCGACAGCAGGTGGTTCTGGTTCGAGGGCAACTTCGAGTCGTACGAGAAGAACAAGATCGAGCGGCTCGGCCCGGACGCCGCGCGCCCGCACCGCGCCACGTACAAGAAGCTCACCCGTGGCTGA
- a CDS encoding thioesterase family protein — protein MARHVYRCPLRWADMDAYGHVNNVEFLRYLEEARIDFMFRLAPAEGGAAAGGGTSFAGGSVVARHEIDYRRQLVHRYEPVTVEVWVTEVRAAAATLAYEVKDGPEDGGAVYARASTVIVPYDFEAGRPRRITAEERAFLEKYLGPPAESGRPAKRSQPGMPTQPGRPGEAAAA, from the coding sequence GTGGCCCGGCACGTCTACCGCTGCCCGCTGCGGTGGGCGGACATGGACGCGTACGGCCACGTCAACAACGTGGAGTTCCTCCGCTATCTGGAGGAGGCCAGGATCGACTTCATGTTCCGGCTGGCGCCTGCCGAAGGAGGTGCCGCCGCCGGCGGCGGCACCTCCTTCGCGGGCGGGTCGGTCGTGGCGCGGCACGAGATCGACTACCGGCGCCAGCTCGTGCACCGGTACGAGCCGGTGACGGTCGAGGTGTGGGTGACGGAGGTCCGGGCGGCGGCGGCGACGCTGGCGTACGAGGTGAAGGACGGCCCGGAGGACGGCGGCGCGGTGTACGCGCGGGCGTCGACGGTCATCGTCCCGTACGACTTCGAGGCCGGCCGGCCGCGGCGGATCACGGCGGAGGAGCGGGCGTTCCTGGAGAAGTACCTCGGGCCGCCCGCGGAGTCCGGGCGGCCGGCGAAGCGGTCGCAGCCGGGCATGCCGACGCAGCCGGGCAGGCCCGGGGAGGCCGCGGCGGCATGA
- a CDS encoding ABC transporter ATP-binding protein, with the protein MNGRTGGATLADLERRAAEQRAKPAYGHDALISCDQLVRIFRTDGVEVQALQGLDLLVAEGELLALVGASGSGKSTLLGILAGLDVPTAGTATVAGFDLLAMDARARLRYRREVVGFVWQQTARNLLPYLTAVQNVVLPMQLGDGGGGRQARRRRVAFAEELLGLLGLAHCRDRRPEQMSGGEQQRAAIAVALANSPAVILADEPTGELDSATAEQIFAAFRTANEELGTTIVVVTHDQAVATQVRRTVAIRDGRMASEVVRRTEVDASGEERVVAREYAAVDRTGRLQLPQRYTEALEIRDRVVLDLEEDHIRVSPDREDGEHPR; encoded by the coding sequence ATGAACGGCCGCACGGGCGGCGCGACGCTCGCGGACCTGGAGCGGCGGGCGGCGGAACAGCGGGCGAAGCCGGCGTACGGGCACGACGCGCTGATCTCCTGCGACCAGCTCGTCCGCATCTTCCGCACCGACGGCGTGGAGGTGCAGGCGCTCCAGGGTCTCGACCTGCTGGTCGCGGAGGGCGAGCTGCTGGCCCTGGTCGGCGCCTCGGGCAGCGGCAAGTCGACCCTGCTCGGCATCCTCGCCGGCCTCGACGTCCCCACCGCGGGCACCGCCACGGTCGCCGGCTTCGACCTGCTGGCCATGGACGCGCGGGCGCGGCTGCGCTACCGCCGGGAGGTCGTCGGCTTCGTCTGGCAGCAGACCGCGCGCAACCTGCTGCCGTACCTGACCGCCGTGCAGAACGTCGTGCTGCCGATGCAGCTCGGCGACGGCGGCGGCGGCCGGCAGGCGCGGCGCCGCCGGGTGGCGTTCGCGGAGGAACTCCTGGGGCTCCTCGGCCTCGCCCACTGCCGCGACCGCCGGCCGGAGCAGATGTCCGGCGGCGAACAGCAGCGCGCGGCGATCGCCGTGGCGCTCGCCAACTCCCCGGCGGTGATCCTCGCGGACGAGCCGACGGGCGAGCTGGACTCGGCGACGGCGGAACAGATCTTCGCCGCCTTCCGCACGGCGAACGAGGAGCTGGGCACGACGATCGTCGTCGTCACCCACGACCAGGCGGTCGCGACGCAGGTCCGCCGCACGGTCGCGATCCGCGACGGCCGGATGGCGTCGGAGGTGGTACGCCGCACGGAGGTCGACGCGAGCGGGGAGGAGCGGGTGGTGGCCCGCGAGTACGCCGCGGTGGACCGCACGGGCCGCCTACAACTCCCGCAGCGGTACACGGAGGCCCTGGAGATCCGGGACCGGGTGGTCCTGGACCTGGAGGAGGACCACATCAGGGTGAGCCCGGACCGGGAGGACGGGGAGCACCCGCGGTGA
- a CDS encoding FtsX-like permease family protein yields MPPVQNPRETPESSESPDARSPDTPRSPDAPGAAPWVRTRLRAAPGGALALALLVLVTAFLAAAFPRGVDTYEDREARRLIDGASAAERNVAVTAQPDPEVLFEDRIESMSAKAVAAFARPVQREFRAPLRAATGQVSYGVRTEPVLVTDDPWLPRTDGQRPEVQLDARAGVAERARVVDGRLPEPTAYGAVAGDISRNFVFEAAVSAATADTLHLRVGSRVHVPQAEHTVVVHVTGIVEPKAPDSDYWSVDPLLHTPELRQKPSSLEPRRYWAAALLLHPGSGPALFAGTQTFGPSFEDARTAPYWNVPVAGGALRGRDVPAVLDALSALQEGPGHQRLTERIGGGLDVSTDADGLLGGYTGLRDAVTPVVAVAAFGVGAVAAVVLAMSGGLAASRRRAELALLRSRGSSLRGIAVRLLAENAAAVLPAAAAGYGLAVLLLPDGRHGPALFAAGAAAALALGALPAVAVAAVRRPRPPVRTDLVRTRPSRRRLVAELTAVVLAVGAIVVLRRRGTADGGAGSGAAGGADALASAAPVLVGVVAAAVFVRLYPLPLRLAARPAAWARGAVGFLSLARAGRAPAASALPLLALLVALTTASFGGSVLAGVADARDTASLHRVGGDARLTSAAPLPEGIAARAGEVDGVRQVAAVSTESGLQLVGLSGDVTLLTVDAGAYARLSDDLGLGPFDAGRLRDGDGGGAVPALVSPGVADLMGDGTLGLQSSRGRITAEVAAVRRVTPALTGGEFAVVDAAAVARHLPGTEAVVEARPDTLLLSAPGGLDRAALRALARDAAPGAALLLRGDVADDLAASELQRGAERLYAVAAVAATGYALLAVLLSLLRAAPERVALLARLRTMGFSRRHGRRLLVLEALPQLAAAGLVGALAGLVTVRLLGPGIDLGALALGEESAEVPGAGGAELRADPLALALPSVAVPGLALAAVLVQAWWGGRRRAVRELRAGERE; encoded by the coding sequence GTGCCCCCCGTACAGAACCCCCGGGAGACACCGGAGTCCTCGGAATCCCCGGACGCGCGGTCCCCCGACACCCCGCGGTCCCCCGACGCCCCCGGTGCCGCCCCCTGGGTGCGGACCCGGCTGCGGGCCGCGCCCGGCGGCGCGCTCGCCCTCGCGCTGCTCGTGCTCGTCACCGCGTTCCTCGCCGCCGCCTTCCCGCGCGGCGTCGACACGTACGAGGACCGCGAGGCCCGCAGGCTCATCGACGGCGCCTCGGCCGCCGAGCGCAACGTGGCGGTGACCGCGCAGCCGGACCCCGAGGTGCTGTTCGAGGACCGGATCGAGTCGATGTCCGCGAAGGCCGTCGCGGCGTTCGCGCGGCCGGTGCAGCGGGAGTTCCGCGCTCCCCTGCGGGCGGCGACCGGGCAGGTCTCGTACGGCGTACGGACCGAGCCCGTGCTGGTCACGGACGACCCGTGGCTGCCGAGGACGGACGGGCAGCGGCCCGAGGTGCAGCTCGACGCGCGCGCCGGGGTCGCCGAGCGCGCCCGCGTCGTCGACGGCCGGCTGCCGGAGCCGACGGCGTACGGGGCAGTGGCGGGAGACATCAGCCGGAACTTCGTCTTCGAGGCCGCGGTCTCCGCCGCGACCGCGGACACGCTGCACCTGCGCGTCGGCTCCCGCGTCCACGTCCCGCAGGCCGAGCACACGGTCGTCGTCCACGTCACCGGCATCGTCGAGCCGAAGGCGCCGGACAGCGACTACTGGTCCGTCGACCCGCTCCTGCACACCCCCGAGCTGCGCCAGAAGCCGTCGTCGCTCGAACCGCGGCGCTACTGGGCCGCGGCCCTCCTCCTCCACCCCGGCAGCGGCCCCGCGCTCTTCGCCGGGACGCAGACGTTCGGCCCGTCCTTCGAGGACGCGCGCACCGCGCCTTACTGGAACGTGCCCGTCGCCGGCGGCGCGCTCCGCGGCCGCGACGTGCCGGCCGTGCTCGACGCGCTGTCGGCTCTCCAGGAGGGCCCCGGCCACCAGCGGCTCACCGAGCGGATCGGCGGCGGCCTCGACGTGTCCACCGACGCCGACGGACTGCTCGGCGGCTACACGGGGCTGCGCGACGCCGTCACGCCCGTCGTGGCCGTCGCCGCCTTCGGCGTCGGCGCGGTCGCGGCCGTGGTGCTGGCCATGAGCGGCGGCCTCGCCGCGTCCCGGCGCCGCGCCGAGCTGGCGCTGCTCCGCTCCCGCGGCAGCTCGCTGCGGGGTATCGCGGTACGCCTGCTCGCCGAGAACGCCGCCGCCGTCCTGCCCGCCGCCGCGGCCGGCTACGGCCTCGCCGTGCTGCTGCTCCCCGACGGGCGGCACGGGCCCGCGCTGTTCGCGGCGGGCGCGGCGGCGGCCCTGGCGCTGGGCGCGCTGCCGGCGGTCGCGGTGGCGGCGGTGCGCCGGCCGCGGCCCCCGGTCCGCACCGATCTGGTCCGGACGCGGCCCTCGCGGCGGCGGCTGGTGGCCGAGCTGACGGCCGTGGTGCTGGCGGTGGGCGCCATCGTCGTGCTGCGCCGCCGGGGCACGGCGGACGGTGGCGCGGGCAGCGGCGCGGCCGGCGGCGCCGACGCGCTGGCCAGCGCCGCGCCGGTGCTGGTCGGGGTGGTCGCCGCGGCCGTGTTCGTCCGCCTCTACCCGCTGCCGCTGCGGCTGGCCGCCCGCCCGGCCGCGTGGGCGCGCGGGGCGGTCGGCTTCCTGTCGCTGGCCCGCGCCGGGCGCGCCCCCGCGGCCTCCGCGCTGCCGCTGCTGGCGCTGCTCGTGGCGCTGACCACCGCCTCGTTCGGCGGCTCGGTACTCGCGGGCGTGGCCGACGCGCGCGATACGGCCTCGCTGCACCGCGTCGGCGGCGACGCCCGCCTCACCTCGGCCGCGCCGCTGCCCGAGGGGATCGCCGCCCGGGCCGGCGAGGTCGACGGCGTACGGCAGGTGGCCGCCGTCAGCACCGAGAGCGGGCTGCAGCTCGTCGGGCTGAGCGGCGACGTGACGCTGCTGACCGTCGACGCCGGCGCGTACGCGCGGCTCAGCGACGACCTGGGCCTCGGCCCGTTCGACGCCGGCCGGCTGCGGGACGGGGACGGCGGCGGGGCGGTGCCCGCCCTCGTCTCGCCAGGCGTCGCCGACCTGATGGGCGACGGCACGCTGGGACTGCAGTCGTCCCGGGGCCGGATCACCGCGGAGGTGGCGGCGGTGCGGCGGGTGACGCCGGCGCTGACGGGCGGCGAGTTCGCCGTGGTGGACGCCGCGGCCGTGGCGCGGCACCTGCCCGGCACGGAGGCGGTGGTGGAGGCGCGCCCCGACACGCTGCTGCTCTCCGCCCCCGGCGGCCTGGACCGCGCCGCGCTGCGCGCCCTGGCCCGCGACGCGGCGCCCGGCGCCGCCCTGTTGCTGCGCGGCGACGTGGCGGACGACCTGGCCGCCTCGGAGTTGCAGCGCGGCGCGGAGCGGCTGTACGCCGTCGCCGCCGTCGCCGCCACCGGCTACGCCCTGCTCGCCGTCCTGCTGTCGCTCCTGCGGGCCGCCCCGGAGCGCGTCGCGCTGCTGGCCCGGCTGCGCACGATGGGCTTCAGCCGGCGGCACGGGCGGCGGCTGCTGGTGCTGGAGGCGCTGCCGCAGTTGGCGGCGGCCGGCCTGGTCGGGGCGCTGGCGGGGCTGGTCACCGTACGGCTGCTGGGCCCCGGCATCGACCTGGGCGCGCTCGCGCTCGGCGAGGAGAGCGCCGAGGTGCCGGGCGCCGGCGGCGCGGAGCTGCGCGCGGACCCGCTGGCGCTGGCGCTGCCGTCGGTGGCGGTGCCGGGGCTGGCGCTGGCGGCGGTGCTGGTGCAGGCGTGGTGGGGTGGCAGACGGCGGGCCGTACGGGAACTGCGGGCCGGGGAGAGGGAGTGA
- a CDS encoding FtsX-like permease family protein, with protein MTGFVLLRARAHRLLLAAALLAVLLTTAVLATLTAFSATVGDAALRRTLAGDAAADAALTLDVPYLTGDDRAAAARAVEEDARDAFAGLPVRVQSLDRSGPYELPRRLQPPAARAGEDPDLTHLGALARSEVALAAGRWPGAADKTAGKAAAKAADSGGASGGTAVQVAVPQIAADRLGLAPGDTLTLAGRGDDDPPLPVEVTGVYRPRDRDAPYWLADELRGKGVLKGGYTTYGPLLADPGSFASGRVAQAAGAWVLRADFDEMTADRADALRASVKKASGALADEPVFDGRAVAATRLPQLLDGTERALLVSRSTLLIVALQLVLLAAYALMLVARLLGAERRGETDLLRARGGSRQRIGLLTAAESLLLALPAAIAAPLLAGPLIRLLAARGPLERAGLTPDSAAGGGTWLVAAGCALGCAAAVVAPTLLRGGGADGGPSAGRTVRAGPLPAPLRAGADGALLVVAGVAYWQLDRQTSGSGALSDDRSGTLGIDPVLVAAPALALLAGTVLTLRLLPPVARLAERRAVAGRGLPSALAGWQLSRRPLRGAGPVLLLVLAVAIGMLALAQGASWDRSQRDQADFHAGTDVRVLTSRLPELGQGGMLERVPGVAAAAPAARWGMSLSGGESAEVLALDTARAAEGLRLRPDLADGAEGAELLRGLAPPGAAGATGQDRPDGAEPAADDESGSPRRGARVGGLELPGVPAELRVVARLGADGDDLGRAAVTLLVEDRYGAAYELPAGDLPADGRTHTLAADVAAAAGAPDGRPAGPLRLTGLRLVHPQPQAGGERRLDVERVEVAGSAGDGADAGGSAEAREVPLPDGFTWHARAVSEPEALPEESPTAVVGRARTTDTSALSVRYDTGDQTYDTWTGPPLVTLTVTAARTAPPPLTAVATDTMLRSTGSKVGDTVSVPVPGGSLSVKITGSLAELPTTGPGSPAATEPSRAQFGGALLFDLTTANRALSQRGLATLLPTEWWLTTRAGETDAAVAALRDRADTDPGNVLVRDELAAELGSDPLGAGPQAALAATAVAAAVLAALGFAVSAAASVRARTREFAVLRALGAPQRQLARTFAAEQGVLIALALAAGTLLGWALARAVIPLITLTGRAAQPVPPVVVELPAGSVAGLLAAVAAVPVLVTVLVALRRGDPATALRLGGE; from the coding sequence GTGACGGGGTTCGTTCTGCTGCGGGCGCGCGCCCACCGGCTGCTCCTCGCCGCGGCTCTCCTCGCCGTCCTGCTCACCACCGCCGTGCTGGCCACGCTCACCGCCTTCTCCGCCACCGTCGGCGACGCCGCGCTGCGCCGCACGCTCGCGGGTGACGCGGCGGCCGACGCGGCGCTGACCCTCGACGTCCCGTACCTGACCGGCGACGACCGCGCGGCGGCGGCGAGGGCGGTCGAGGAGGACGCGCGCGACGCCTTCGCCGGGCTGCCGGTACGGGTCCAGAGCCTGGACCGCTCCGGGCCGTACGAGCTGCCGCGCCGGCTCCAGCCGCCGGCGGCGCGGGCCGGGGAGGACCCGGACCTGACGCATCTGGGCGCGCTGGCGCGGTCGGAGGTCGCGCTGGCGGCGGGCCGCTGGCCGGGGGCGGCGGACAAGACAGCGGGCAAGGCAGCGGCCAAGGCGGCGGATTCCGGGGGCGCTTCGGGCGGCACCGCCGTGCAGGTCGCCGTGCCGCAGATCGCCGCCGACCGGCTCGGCCTCGCCCCCGGCGACACCCTCACCCTCGCCGGCCGCGGCGACGACGACCCCCCGCTGCCCGTCGAGGTCACCGGCGTCTACCGCCCCCGCGACCGCGACGCGCCCTACTGGCTCGCCGACGAACTCCGCGGCAAGGGCGTCCTCAAGGGCGGCTACACCACCTACGGCCCGCTGCTCGCCGACCCCGGCTCCTTCGCCTCCGGCCGGGTGGCGCAGGCCGCCGGCGCGTGGGTGCTGCGCGCCGACTTCGACGAGATGACGGCCGACCGCGCGGACGCGCTGCGCGCCTCGGTGAAGAAGGCTTCCGGCGCGCTCGCGGACGAGCCGGTCTTCGACGGCCGTGCGGTGGCCGCCACCCGGCTCCCGCAGCTCCTCGACGGCACCGAACGGGCGCTCCTCGTCAGCCGGTCGACCCTGCTGATCGTCGCCCTGCAGCTCGTGCTGCTGGCCGCGTACGCGCTGATGCTCGTCGCCCGGCTGCTCGGCGCGGAGCGTCGCGGCGAGACGGACCTGCTGCGCGCCCGCGGCGGCTCGCGGCAGCGCATCGGCCTGCTGACCGCCGCCGAGTCGCTGCTCCTCGCCCTGCCCGCCGCGATCGCCGCGCCGCTGCTCGCCGGGCCGCTGATCCGGCTGCTGGCCGCGCGGGGACCGCTGGAGCGGGCCGGGCTCACCCCGGACTCCGCGGCGGGCGGCGGCACGTGGCTGGTCGCCGCCGGCTGCGCGCTGGGCTGCGCGGCGGCGGTCGTCGCGCCGACGCTGCTGCGCGGCGGGGGCGCCGACGGGGGGCCGTCCGCGGGCCGTACGGTACGGGCCGGGCCGCTGCCCGCGCCGCTGCGCGCGGGCGCCGACGGGGCGCTGCTGGTGGTGGCGGGGGTGGCGTACTGGCAGTTGGACCGGCAGACCTCCGGCAGCGGCGCGCTGAGCGACGACCGCTCCGGCACGCTGGGCATCGACCCCGTGCTCGTCGCGGCGCCGGCCCTGGCGCTGCTCGCCGGCACGGTGCTGACGCTGCGCCTCCTGCCGCCCGTCGCCCGGCTCGCGGAGCGCCGCGCGGTGGCCGGCCGCGGGCTGCCCTCGGCGCTGGCCGGCTGGCAGTTGAGCCGCCGCCCGCTGCGGGGCGCGGGTCCCGTGCTGCTGCTGGTGCTGGCGGTGGCGATCGGGATGCTGGCGCTGGCGCAGGGCGCCTCGTGGGACCGTTCGCAGCGCGACCAGGCGGACTTCCACGCCGGCACCGACGTACGGGTCCTGACCAGCCGGCTCCCCGAGCTGGGCCAGGGCGGCATGCTGGAGCGCGTCCCGGGGGTGGCCGCCGCCGCCCCGGCGGCCCGGTGGGGCATGAGCCTGTCGGGCGGCGAGTCGGCGGAGGTGCTGGCCCTGGACACGGCGCGGGCGGCGGAGGGCCTGCGGCTGCGGCCCGACCTGGCGGACGGCGCGGAGGGCGCGGAGCTGCTGCGCGGGCTGGCTCCGCCGGGGGCCGCGGGGGCGACCGGGCAGGACCGGCCGGACGGAGCGGAACCGGCCGCGGACGACGAGTCCGGCTCGCCGCGGCGGGGCGCCCGGGTCGGGGGGCTGGAACTGCCCGGGGTCCCCGCCGAGTTGCGCGTCGTCGCCCGGCTCGGGGCGGACGGGGACGACCTTGGCCGCGCCGCGGTGACCCTGCTCGTCGAGGACCGGTACGGCGCCGCGTACGAGCTGCCCGCCGGCGACCTGCCCGCGGACGGCCGGACGCACACCCTCGCCGCCGACGTCGCCGCCGCCGCGGGCGCCCCCGACGGCCGGCCCGCGGGGCCGCTGCGGCTCACCGGGCTCCGGCTCGTCCACCCGCAGCCGCAGGCCGGCGGGGAGCGCCGGCTCGACGTCGAGCGCGTCGAGGTCGCCGGATCCGCCGGCGACGGCGCGGACGCCGGCGGCTCCGCCGAGGCCCGGGAGGTGCCGCTGCCCGACGGGTTCACCTGGCACGCCCGGGCGGTCTCCGAGCCCGAGGCCCTGCCCGAGGAGAGCCCCACCGCGGTCGTCGGCCGGGCCCGTACCACGGACACGTCCGCGCTCTCCGTGCGCTACGACACCGGCGACCAGACCTACGACACCTGGACCGGCCCGCCGCTGGTCACCCTCACCGTCACCGCCGCGCGCACCGCGCCCCCGCCGCTGACCGCGGTGGCCACGGACACGATGCTGCGCTCCACCGGCTCGAAGGTCGGGGACACCGTCAGCGTCCCCGTGCCCGGCGGCAGCCTGTCCGTGAAGATCACCGGCTCGCTGGCGGAGCTGCCGACCACCGGCCCGGGCTCGCCGGCCGCCACGGAGCCGTCGCGGGCGCAGTTCGGCGGCGCGCTGCTGTTCGACCTGACCACCGCCAACCGCGCGCTGAGCCAGCGGGGCCTGGCCACGCTGCTGCCCACCGAGTGGTGGCTGACGACGCGGGCGGGCGAGACGGACGCCGCCGTCGCCGCGCTGCGCGACCGCGCCGACACCGACCCCGGCAACGTCCTCGTACGCGACGAACTCGCCGCCGAACTCGGCAGCGACCCGCTCGGCGCCGGACCGCAGGCCGCGCTCGCCGCCACCGCCGTCGCCGCGGCGGTGCTGGCGGCGCTCGGCTTCGCCGTCAGCGCGGCGGCGTCCGTACGCGCACGGACCCGCGAGTTCGCCGTGCTCCGCGCACTCGGCGCCCCGCAGCGGCAGTTGGCGCGCACGTTCGCCGCCGAGCAGGGCGTGCTCATCGCCCTCGCGCTGGCCGCCGGGACGCTGCTCGGCTGGGCGCTGGCCCGCGCCGTCATCCCGCTCATCACCCTCACCGGGCGGGCCGCGCAGCCCGTGCCGCCGGTGGTGGTGGAGCTGCCCGCCGGGTCGGTGGCGGGCCTGCTGGCGGCGGTCGCGGCCGTTCCCGTCCTCGTCACCGTGCTCGTCGCGCTGCGCCGCGGCGACCCGGCGACGGCCCTGCGCCTGGGAGGCGAGTGA